A section of the Flavobacterium ardleyense genome encodes:
- a CDS encoding HNH endonuclease, giving the protein MEKVGFEFEKLQKPHLQKRKENELKFIHPKLVKKLEQDGFKVRGKKFYLKPLSDSPECEIGFVTGKTSPLYTTKNFIVPNTIDSFESTPAWTNKEGDAAFDNLLESIEHYLDQPVSFIQKISKSFLFTWNPNKWDWKDLQEDIELFGKVGYIDRRWSCGNSKSIQKGDRVFLLKFGEAPRGIMASGYAKSSFYTAPHWDGNEGKTTNYIDIEFDVIINPHHNNIFDEKYLKKIDPGKVQEWFPQQSGISIKSEVVETLESQWFDFIVSNNHIGQTFLSNDVTNNSTDTFLEGRAKDIVQTRYERNPEARKRCLSYYGYSCQICKFNFETCFGDIGKGFIHVHHINQISKMGGEYSISPINDLIPVCPNCHAMIHSKREPFTIEDIKLRLNNNKT; this is encoded by the coding sequence ATGGAAAAGGTAGGGTTTGAATTTGAGAAATTGCAAAAGCCACATTTACAAAAAAGAAAGGAAAATGAATTAAAATTTATTCATCCAAAACTGGTCAAAAAATTGGAACAGGATGGTTTCAAGGTCAGAGGCAAAAAATTTTATTTAAAACCTTTATCAGATAGTCCTGAATGTGAAATCGGTTTTGTTACGGGTAAGACATCACCACTATATACAACAAAGAATTTTATTGTGCCTAACACGATTGATTCATTTGAAAGTACTCCTGCATGGACAAATAAAGAGGGTGATGCCGCTTTTGATAATTTGCTAGAGTCAATTGAACATTATTTAGATCAACCAGTAAGTTTTATTCAAAAAATCTCCAAATCATTTCTTTTTACTTGGAATCCAAATAAGTGGGATTGGAAGGATTTACAAGAAGATATTGAGCTGTTTGGAAAGGTGGGCTATATAGATAGGAGATGGAGTTGTGGTAATTCAAAAAGTATTCAAAAAGGCGATAGGGTTTTTCTGCTTAAATTTGGTGAAGCGCCTAGAGGAATTATGGCTAGTGGATATGCAAAATCTTCATTTTATACAGCACCACACTGGGATGGTAATGAAGGAAAAACAACGAATTATATCGATATTGAATTTGATGTAATAATTAATCCTCATCATAATAATATTTTTGATGAAAAATATTTGAAAAAGATTGATCCAGGAAAAGTCCAAGAGTGGTTTCCTCAGCAAAGTGGGATTTCAATTAAATCTGAAGTAGTAGAAACATTAGAATCGCAGTGGTTTGACTTTATTGTAAGTAACAATCACATCGGACAAACTTTTCTGTCTAACGATGTTACTAATAATAGTACAGATACATTTCTAGAAGGTAGGGCTAAAGATATTGTACAGACGCGCTACGAAAGAAACCCAGAAGCAAGAAAAAGATGTCTATCATATTATGGATATTCTTGTCAAATTTGCAAATTTAACTTTGAAACTTGTTTTGGTGATATTGGTAAAGGATTTATTCACGTACATCATATAAATCAAATTTCGAAGATGGGTGGAGAATATAGTATTAGTCCCATAAATGATTTAATTCCTGTTTGTCCTAATTGTCATGCGATGATTCACTCCAAGAGAGAACCTTTTACGATTGAAGATATAAAATTGAGACTTAATAACAACAAAACTTAA
- a CDS encoding class I SAM-dependent methyltransferase, whose protein sequence is MANRYKETFETWNKVASLYQSKFMNLDLYNDSYDLICNSLTTPNSKILEVGCGPGNITKYLLEKRQDFDVLGIDISPNMIEFAKVNNPTANFEIMDIRQIDQFESKFDAIVCGFCLPYLSEKDCLKLIRDSSNLLNNDGVIYLSFVEGDLAKSGFQTSSSGDRTYFYYYNLQYLKLILFENNFKEIQTQKVEYKRSENEIEIHTIVTAKK, encoded by the coding sequence ATGGCTAATCGCTACAAAGAAACCTTCGAAACCTGGAATAAAGTGGCTTCGCTTTATCAAAGCAAGTTTATGAATTTGGACTTGTACAACGATTCCTATGATCTTATTTGCAATTCTCTAACAACACCTAATTCAAAGATTTTAGAAGTTGGTTGTGGTCCAGGAAATATCACAAAATACCTTTTAGAAAAGCGACAAGACTTTGATGTTCTCGGAATTGACATCTCGCCAAATATGATTGAATTTGCAAAAGTAAATAATCCAACTGCGAATTTTGAGATAATGGATATTCGGCAGATCGACCAATTTGAATCAAAATTTGACGCAATAGTCTGTGGTTTTTGTCTGCCTTATTTATCCGAAAAAGATTGTCTGAAACTGATACGAGATAGTTCTAATTTGTTGAACAATGACGGAGTTATTTATTTGAGCTTTGTGGAAGGTGACCTGGCCAAATCTGGTTTTCAAACTTCTAGTAGCGGTGACCGAACATATTTTTATTACTATAATTTACAATACCTGAAGTTAATACTGTTCGAAAATAACTTCAAAGAAATTCAAACACAAAAAGTCGAATACAAACGATCAGAAAATGAAATCGAGATTCATACGATTGTAACCGCAAAGAAATAG
- a CDS encoding UDP-N-acetylmuramate--L-alanine ligase, with protein sequence MQIHFIAIGGSAMHNLALALHDKGYKVTGSDDAIFEPSKSRLDKKGILPEVLGWFPEKINQNLDAVIVGMHAKGDNPELLRAKELGLKIYSYPEFLFEQSKNKTRVVIGGSHGKTTITSMILHVMNYMNINVDFMVGAQLEGFDNMVHLTEENDFVVLEGDEYLSSPIDLRPKFHLYQPNIALISGIAWDHINVFPTYENYVEQFEIFISKITNGGILIYNEEDPEVKRVAEAATNPIRKIPYSTPSYSVENGETLLDTPEGPMPIEVFGAHNLNNLAGAKWVCQNMGVDEEDFYEAIATFKGASKRLEKIAQSKNKVAYKDFAHSPSKVSATTKAVKAQFPDRELVACLELHTYSSLNPEFLKEYQGALDAADTAVVFFSPEAVKIKQLEAISKEDIEVAFQRKGLIVMTDPEDFKNYLKSLTDKAKFSLLLMSSGNYGGLNFDDVKSLIAE encoded by the coding sequence ATGCAGATACATTTCATAGCTATTGGCGGTAGCGCGATGCACAATCTCGCCTTGGCACTTCACGATAAAGGATATAAAGTTACGGGTAGCGACGATGCAATCTTTGAACCTTCGAAATCAAGACTGGACAAAAAAGGAATTTTACCAGAAGTTTTAGGCTGGTTTCCTGAGAAAATAAATCAAAATCTCGATGCGGTAATTGTTGGAATGCACGCAAAAGGAGATAATCCAGAACTGCTTCGCGCCAAGGAATTAGGCCTCAAAATATATTCGTATCCTGAATTTCTATTCGAACAATCCAAAAATAAAACCCGAGTAGTAATTGGTGGATCGCACGGGAAAACTACGATTACTTCAATGATTCTGCACGTGATGAACTATATGAACATCAATGTGGATTTTATGGTGGGAGCCCAACTTGAAGGTTTTGACAATATGGTGCATCTGACGGAAGAGAATGATTTTGTCGTTCTTGAAGGTGACGAATACCTTTCGTCGCCAATAGATTTACGACCAAAGTTTCATTTGTATCAACCAAATATCGCGCTAATCAGCGGAATTGCGTGGGATCATATCAATGTTTTTCCAACTTACGAAAATTACGTTGAGCAGTTTGAAATCTTTATCTCGAAAATTACCAACGGCGGAATCTTGATTTATAATGAAGAAGATCCTGAAGTAAAACGTGTTGCCGAAGCTGCGACAAATCCAATTAGAAAAATTCCGTACAGTACGCCATCGTATTCGGTAGAAAATGGAGAAACTTTGCTTGATACACCCGAAGGACCGATGCCAATTGAGGTTTTTGGTGCGCACAACTTGAATAATTTGGCTGGAGCCAAGTGGGTTTGCCAGAATATGGGCGTTGATGAAGAGGATTTCTACGAGGCAATTGCAACTTTTAAAGGGGCTTCGAAAAGGCTAGAGAAAATTGCTCAAAGCAAAAACAAAGTCGCTTACAAAGATTTTGCCCATTCGCCAAGCAAGGTTTCGGCAACGACCAAAGCGGTAAAAGCTCAGTTTCCAGATCGTGAACTGGTGGCTTGTCTCGAATTGCATACGTACAGTAGTTTGAATCCTGAATTCCTGAAAGAATATCAAGGCGCGCTTGATGCAGCAGATACGGCGGTCGTGTTCTTTTCGCCGGAAGCGGTAAAAATTAAACAGCTAGAAGCAATTTCTAAAGAAGATATTGAAGTAGCTTTTCAACGGAAAGGTTTGATCGTAATGACCGATCCTGAAGACTTTAAAAATTACCTTAAGTCGTTGACAGACAAAGCGAAATTTTCATTACTTTTAATGAGTTCAGGAAATTATGGCGGTCTAAACTTTGATGATGTAAAATCTCTTATCGCAGAATAG
- a CDS encoding S46 family peptidase, which yields MKKIVLFLAMCLMAFPVKADEGMWFLMFIDRLNQRDMEKMGLQLTAEEIYSINNHSLKDAIVQFNGGCTAEMVSKDGLVLTNHHCGYDAIAELSSAEQNYLKNGFWAKDKASEMKPKSLYVRFFVRMDDVSKRILSKVNANMTEEERMKAIQRESALIEKENSENGKYTVSVRPFFQGNEYYYFVYQDFQDVRLVGTPPESVGKFGGDTDNWEWPRHTGDFSMFRVYTDKDGNPADYSKDNVPMKPKHHLPVSLKGIQENDFAMILGYPGRTNRWMPAGGIEQNVKYAYPAWVEGAKTGMDQMKKYMTKDETVNLQYASKYASTANYWKNRQGMIDALTQHKTAATKATEEAKFNKWANKKANKAKYGDVIATLNNFYDKTNLKASHDSYLNQLLRTTAYGVRPYSLGNALIQFYGENEAKQAEMLPRIQAAIDDTYGEFYAPLEKDVLAAQLNLYADKGAAYGLPEMVANMKKANYGDFKQDVENILGNSIFTSKETLMAFMKDPKPSLIEKDYLFQLSTALITQLRAEDVMQKQLADNYSKSFRLLVEGLRESKLNTIQYPDANSTLRLTYGKVVALPADKRNDAKVNYYTTMDGMIKKYKPNDPEFDMPTKIIEMNKAKDYGRYADKDGFMPINFLTDNDITGGNSGSPVLNGKGELIGLAFDGNIEAMAGDVIFDPKLQRTINVDIRYVLWLIDKYAGAKHIVDEMTIVQ from the coding sequence TTTTAATGTTCATTGATCGTTTAAACCAACGAGATATGGAAAAAATGGGTCTGCAACTTACCGCAGAAGAAATTTACAGTATTAATAACCACAGTTTAAAAGATGCTATTGTTCAGTTCAACGGAGGTTGTACAGCCGAAATGGTTTCAAAAGATGGTCTTGTACTTACAAATCACCATTGTGGATACGATGCAATTGCTGAACTTTCTAGCGCAGAACAAAACTACCTTAAAAATGGTTTTTGGGCAAAAGACAAAGCATCAGAAATGAAACCTAAATCTCTTTATGTTCGTTTTTTCGTGCGTATGGACGATGTTTCGAAAAGAATTCTTTCTAAAGTTAATGCAAATATGACCGAAGAAGAAAGAATGAAAGCTATTCAACGCGAAAGTGCTTTAATAGAAAAAGAAAATAGCGAAAACGGAAAATATACTGTTTCTGTTCGTCCTTTCTTTCAAGGAAATGAATACTACTACTTTGTGTACCAAGATTTTCAAGACGTTCGTCTTGTAGGAACACCACCAGAAAGTGTTGGAAAATTTGGAGGAGACACAGACAACTGGGAGTGGCCACGTCACACAGGAGATTTTTCAATGTTCCGTGTTTACACAGACAAAGATGGTAATCCTGCCGATTATTCAAAAGACAATGTTCCTATGAAGCCTAAGCACCACTTGCCAGTGAGCTTAAAAGGTATTCAAGAAAACGATTTCGCAATGATTCTGGGTTACCCAGGTCGTACCAATCGTTGGATGCCAGCTGGTGGAATTGAGCAAAACGTGAAGTATGCTTATCCTGCGTGGGTTGAAGGTGCAAAAACTGGAATGGACCAGATGAAAAAGTACATGACTAAAGATGAAACGGTAAACCTTCAGTATGCATCAAAATATGCATCTACTGCAAACTACTGGAAAAACCGTCAAGGAATGATCGATGCGCTTACTCAGCACAAAACTGCTGCTACAAAAGCAACTGAAGAAGCAAAATTCAACAAATGGGCAAACAAAAAAGCAAACAAAGCCAAATACGGCGACGTAATTGCGACACTTAATAACTTTTACGATAAAACAAATCTTAAAGCAAGTCACGATAGTTATCTTAACCAATTATTGAGAACTACTGCTTACGGAGTTAGACCTTATTCATTAGGAAATGCTTTAATCCAATTTTATGGAGAGAACGAAGCAAAACAGGCCGAAATGTTACCACGTATTCAGGCAGCTATCGATGATACTTATGGCGAATTTTATGCACCATTAGAAAAAGATGTATTAGCAGCACAACTTAATTTATATGCTGATAAAGGTGCCGCTTATGGTCTTCCAGAAATGGTAGCAAATATGAAGAAAGCAAACTACGGTGATTTTAAACAAGATGTAGAAAATATTCTTGGTAATAGTATCTTTACTTCAAAAGAGACGTTGATGGCTTTTATGAAAGATCCAAAACCATCTTTGATTGAAAAAGATTATTTGTTTCAACTTTCAACAGCGTTGATCACTCAATTAAGAGCTGAAGATGTAATGCAAAAGCAATTGGCTGATAACTATTCTAAATCGTTCCGTCTATTAGTAGAAGGGCTTAGAGAATCAAAATTAAATACTATTCAGTACCCAGATGCCAACTCAACATTGAGATTGACTTACGGAAAAGTAGTAGCGCTTCCTGCAGACAAACGCAATGATGCCAAAGTAAACTACTATACTACAATGGATGGTATGATTAAAAAGTACAAGCCAAATGATCCAGAATTCGATATGCCAACAAAGATTATCGAAATGAACAAAGCAAAAGATTATGGTCGTTATGCAGACAAAGATGGATTTATGCCAATAAACTTCCTTACTGACAATGATATTACTGGAGGAAACTCAGGGTCGCCAGTATTAAATGGTAAAGGAGAATTAATCGGACTTGCATTTGATGGTAACATCGAAGCAATGGCTGGAGATGTTATTTTTGATCCAAAATTGCAACGTACTATCAATGTTGATATCCGTTATGTACTTTGGTTAATTGACAAATACGCAGGTGCAAAACACATCGTTGACGAAATGACGATTGTGCAATAA
- a CDS encoding TrkH family potassium uptake protein gives MPKKLRDFKAVLSYFFNFVFGISILGLILFVADFGFDQSRQFQRFLIGYYIVVLTTGVVATILRYVVKSKAMKRSVLIFDGTTVLLTLVILLLHFFGDTRSTSLSHDDIWVKLAIILTFVREFSEQNISYKRTFLNPAQLFVISFLSIIVLGSFLLMLPRATYDGISFIDALFTSTSAVCVTGLIVVDTATHFTTFGQSVILTLIQAGGIGILTFASYFSYFFKGKTSYENQLTLSNMTGSNKIGEVFSTFKKVILITLTIETFSASIIFFTLDERLIPSVLERIYFSAFHSISAFCNAGFSTLSGNLFEEGYKYNYPLQLMIIFSFVLGGLGFPIVVNLVRYVRYFIKKKIAFFTGETQTHQPWLLNLNSRITLITTSILIIGGTLLFYINEYYNTLSDHSGFGKVVTALFGATSPRTAGFNTVDMTALNFSTVMLIFLLMWIGASPASTGGGIKTNTFAIATLNFISLAKGKTRIEVFRREIADISVRRAFATITLSLVVIGIGIILISIFDSEKSLISIAFECFSAYSTSGLSIGITAALTTYSKVVIIVIMFVGRVSMLTIMIAIIKKVKQHNYRYPTEEVTIN, from the coding sequence ATGCCAAAAAAACTCAGAGATTTTAAAGCAGTATTATCCTATTTTTTCAATTTTGTCTTTGGCATAAGTATTCTAGGATTGATTCTATTTGTTGCTGATTTTGGATTTGACCAATCCAGACAGTTTCAACGTTTTCTGATAGGATATTACATTGTTGTCCTAACAACAGGTGTTGTTGCAACCATATTGCGATATGTTGTAAAATCGAAAGCAATGAAGCGGAGCGTTTTAATCTTTGACGGAACCACTGTTCTGCTAACACTTGTTATCTTACTACTACATTTTTTTGGCGACACTCGCAGTACTTCTCTTTCTCACGATGATATATGGGTAAAACTAGCAATTATTCTAACTTTTGTTAGAGAGTTTTCTGAGCAAAATATTTCATATAAGCGTACATTTCTTAATCCAGCACAGCTATTTGTCATTAGCTTTTTGAGCATTATAGTTTTAGGCTCATTTCTTCTAATGTTGCCAAGAGCAACCTACGACGGAATTTCATTCATCGATGCACTCTTCACTTCTACTAGCGCGGTTTGTGTTACAGGATTGATTGTAGTCGATACTGCAACCCACTTTACAACCTTTGGCCAGTCGGTCATTCTTACGTTAATACAGGCAGGAGGAATTGGTATTTTAACCTTTGCTAGTTACTTCAGTTATTTTTTTAAAGGTAAAACATCTTACGAAAATCAGTTGACCTTAAGTAATATGACGGGCTCTAATAAAATTGGAGAAGTATTTTCAACCTTCAAAAAAGTAATACTGATCACGCTGACTATCGAAACGTTTTCAGCGAGTATAATATTTTTCACACTCGACGAAAGACTAATTCCGTCGGTTTTAGAGCGAATTTATTTCTCTGCATTTCATTCCATCTCAGCTTTCTGTAATGCTGGATTTTCTACTCTTTCGGGTAATTTATTCGAAGAAGGCTATAAATATAATTATCCATTGCAACTGATGATTATATTCTCATTTGTTTTGGGAGGTCTAGGTTTTCCAATTGTAGTCAACCTAGTTCGATATGTCAGATATTTTATAAAAAAGAAAATTGCCTTTTTCACTGGCGAAACTCAAACCCACCAACCGTGGCTTCTCAATCTCAACAGTCGAATAACGCTTATTACAACCTCAATATTAATTATAGGAGGTACACTTCTCTTTTACATCAATGAATATTACAATACCCTTTCAGATCATAGCGGATTTGGTAAAGTAGTGACGGCACTTTTTGGAGCGACAAGTCCGCGAACTGCCGGTTTCAACACCGTAGATATGACCGCGCTAAATTTCTCTACCGTTATGCTGATTTTTCTGTTAATGTGGATTGGAGCATCTCCAGCTTCTACTGGAGGAGGTATCAAAACAAATACTTTTGCCATTGCAACCCTGAATTTTATAAGTTTAGCAAAGGGAAAGACCCGAATTGAGGTTTTTAGACGAGAAATAGCAGATATTTCAGTACGTCGGGCTTTTGCCACCATAACACTGTCTTTAGTAGTGATCGGTATAGGAATTATTTTGATTTCAATTTTTGACAGCGAGAAAAGTTTAATCAGTATTGCATTCGAATGTTTTTCGGCATACAGTACAAGTGGATTAAGCATTGGTATAACTGCGGCTTTGACTACCTACAGCAAAGTGGTAATCATCGTTATTATGTTTGTTGGGAGAGTAAGTATGCTCACCATTATGATTGCGATAATAAAAAAGGTAAAGCAGCATAATTATAGATATCCAACAGAGGAAGTTACAATTAATTAA
- a CDS encoding potassium channel family protein: protein MKYIIVGLGSFGAFLGQRLTAQGHEVIGIDTSMSRVENYKEKISHTIQMDATDEYTVAGLPLKDTDVVIIAIGEDQGANVMATALFKNFNVKRLISRSINPLHEKVLQAIGVDEIVHPEEETAERWAKKLCFTGVVDSFELGDDYSVVEVNLPKHYEGKITRAIDLRERYNLLVLATISKTEIKSTIGKSRNINKIKGVTNPDDLLDLDAILVVYGLNKDIKKLLLEE from the coding sequence ATGAAATATATAATTGTAGGATTAGGAAGTTTTGGCGCATTTTTAGGGCAAAGACTTACTGCGCAAGGACATGAGGTTATTGGGATAGATACCAGTATGAGTAGGGTGGAGAATTATAAGGAAAAAATCTCGCACACCATTCAGATGGATGCTACTGACGAATACACTGTTGCAGGTTTACCTTTAAAAGATACCGATGTTGTGATCATTGCCATTGGTGAAGATCAAGGAGCTAATGTTATGGCTACCGCACTTTTCAAAAACTTTAATGTAAAGCGATTGATAAGCCGATCGATTAATCCGTTGCACGAAAAAGTTCTACAAGCCATTGGAGTTGACGAAATTGTACACCCAGAAGAAGAAACTGCTGAGCGATGGGCCAAAAAACTTTGTTTTACAGGAGTAGTCGATTCATTCGAATTAGGAGACGATTACAGTGTTGTAGAAGTCAACTTGCCCAAACACTACGAGGGCAAAATCACCCGCGCCATCGATTTACGGGAGCGGTATAATCTATTGGTGTTGGCTACGATATCCAAAACAGAAATTAAAAGTACGATTGGTAAAAGCCGAAACATCAATAAGATAAAAGGAGTTACAAATCCAGATGACCTTCTTGACCTAGATGCTATTTTGGTGGTTTATGGTCTAAATAAGGACATCAAAAAACTCCTGCTAGAAGAGTAA